One region of Bradyrhizobium betae genomic DNA includes:
- a CDS encoding Na/Pi cotransporter family protein: protein MGTLVLLDLMGGVALLLWGLHMVHSGILRAFGPDLRWLLGKALSNRFSAFAAGLGLTALLQSSTATVLLTSSFAAGGLVSVAAALAIMLGANVGTTLIVQVLSFNIAAVAPVLFVLGLVAFRSGPRSRIKDIGRVCIGLGLMLLSLHILLDTLAPAENAPGVRIMMSAITGDPVLCIMIAALVTWGVHSSVASVLLIMSLAYSQFITPDAALALVLGANLGSAINPVFEGAKRDDPASYRVPLGNLINRVVGIVLVLPFLGAIAEHMHAWQPDLARMIAAFHIAFNVGTAIIFIGLLDTMSRLLTRLLPDRVQETDPARPRYLDESALETPSLALADAAREALRMGDLVEVMLRKVMTAMMTGDRSLVDQVSKMDNVVDSLDEAIKLYLTKLTRGSLDEGEGQRAMEIISFAINLEHIGDIIDKNLSELATKKIKRRFQFSAEGAEELAAFHKRTMESLRIAFGVFMSGDANEARKLLVEKTALKNTELAAVERHLDRLREGRPETLETTSLHLDVLRDLRRIHSHICSVAYPVLDAAGEPYRRPEADTAALPATGAASALPR from the coding sequence ATGGGAACGTTGGTACTGCTCGATCTGATGGGCGGCGTGGCGCTGTTGCTGTGGGGCCTGCACATGGTCCACAGCGGGATTCTGCGCGCGTTCGGCCCCGACCTGCGCTGGCTGCTCGGCAAGGCGCTCAGCAACCGCTTCAGCGCCTTCGCCGCCGGCCTCGGTCTCACCGCGCTGCTCCAGAGCAGCACTGCGACGGTGCTGCTCACCAGCTCCTTCGCCGCCGGGGGCCTCGTCAGCGTGGCTGCCGCGCTCGCCATCATGCTGGGGGCCAATGTCGGCACGACGCTGATCGTGCAGGTGCTGTCGTTCAACATCGCGGCCGTCGCCCCCGTGCTGTTCGTGCTCGGGCTCGTCGCCTTCCGCTCCGGCCCGCGCTCGCGGATAAAGGACATCGGCCGCGTCTGCATCGGCCTCGGCCTGATGCTGCTGTCGCTGCATATCCTGCTCGATACGCTGGCGCCGGCCGAGAACGCGCCCGGCGTCCGCATCATGATGTCGGCGATCACGGGCGATCCCGTTCTGTGCATCATGATCGCGGCGCTCGTCACCTGGGGGGTGCATTCGAGCGTCGCCAGCGTGCTGCTGATCATGTCGCTGGCCTATTCGCAGTTCATCACGCCTGATGCGGCGCTGGCGCTGGTGCTGGGCGCCAATCTCGGCAGCGCCATCAACCCCGTGTTCGAGGGCGCCAAACGCGACGATCCCGCCAGCTATCGCGTGCCGCTCGGCAATTTGATCAATCGCGTGGTCGGTATCGTCCTCGTGCTGCCGTTCCTGGGCGCGATCGCCGAACACATGCACGCCTGGCAGCCCGATCTTGCCAGGATGATTGCGGCCTTCCACATCGCCTTCAACGTTGGCACCGCAATCATCTTCATCGGCCTGCTCGACACCATGTCGCGCCTGCTGACCCGCCTCCTGCCCGATCGCGTGCAGGAGACCGATCCGGCCCGGCCGCGCTATCTCGACGAGAGCGCGCTGGAGACGCCGTCGCTGGCGCTCGCCGACGCCGCCCGCGAGGCGCTGCGCATGGGCGACCTCGTCGAGGTCATGCTGCGCAAGGTGATGACGGCGATGATGACGGGCGACCGCTCGCTGGTCGACCAGGTCTCGAAGATGGACAATGTCGTCGACAGTCTCGACGAGGCCATCAAGCTCTATCTGACCAAGCTGACGCGCGGCAGCCTCGACGAAGGCGAAGGCCAGCGCGCCATGGAAATCATCTCCTTCGCCATCAACCTCGAGCATATCGGCGACATCATCGACAAGAACTTGAGCGAGCTCGCCACCAAGAAGATCAAGCGGCGCTTCCAGTTCTCGGCCGAGGGCGCCGAGGAGCTCGCCGCCTTCCACAAGCGCACGATGGAATCGCTGCGGATCGCCTTCGGCGTCTTCATGTCGGGCGACGCCAACGAGGCGCGCAAGCTGCTGGTGGAGAAGACGGCGCTGAAGAACACCGAGCTCGCCGCCGTCGAGCGCCATCTCGACCGCCTGCGCGAGGGCCGCCCGGAGACCCTCGAGACCACGTCGCTGCATCTGGACGTGCTGCGCGATTTGCGCCGCATCCACTCGCACATCTGCTCGGTCGCCTATCCCGTTCTGGATGCGGCCGGCGAGCCCTATCGCAGACCCGAGGCGGATACGGCCGCCCTGCCCGCAACAGGCGCGGCGTCAGCGCTGCCGCGCTAA
- a CDS encoding lipid-A-disaccharide synthase N-terminal domain-containing protein — MIIQYGQALSNYFYDVFVAKFDFWLAFGLVAQLFFTARFLVQWIASERAGNSVVPMAFWFCSMGGGLMTLVYGVVKREPVIILGQALATIIYIRNIMLIIKNRGRASKTLER, encoded by the coding sequence ATGATCATTCAATACGGCCAGGCGCTGAGCAACTATTTCTACGACGTCTTCGTCGCCAAGTTCGATTTCTGGCTCGCGTTCGGGCTCGTCGCGCAGCTGTTCTTCACCGCGCGCTTCCTGGTGCAGTGGATCGCGAGCGAGCGTGCCGGCAACAGCGTGGTGCCGATGGCGTTCTGGTTCTGCTCCATGGGAGGCGGGCTGATGACGCTGGTCTACGGCGTCGTCAAGCGCGAGCCCGTCATCATCCTCGGGCAGGCGCTCGCGACCATCATCTACATCCGCAACATCATGCTGATCATCAAGAACCGCGGCCGCGCCTCGAAGACGCTGGAGCGGTGA
- a CDS encoding glycosyltransferase family 2 protein gives MSSSQPSVSQPAVSIVVPVRNEADNIAPLIEEITTALDGRWAYEIIYVNDGSTDATGERLASIMTQRDNLRQLRHARSGGQSAAVRSGVRAARGAIVATLDGDGQNNPAFLPDLISAVEKGSHVGLAAGQRVGRKDTGFKKFQSRVANRVRNAILQDGTRDTGCGLKAFRRDVFLMMPYFDGLHRFLPALVRREGFDIAYVDVIDRPRRSGVSNYGFFDRLWIGIMDLAGVWWLIRRKKPTPEVTEVQA, from the coding sequence TTGTCGTCGTCCCAGCCTTCGGTTTCCCAGCCTGCGGTTTCCATCGTCGTTCCCGTGCGCAACGAAGCCGACAATATCGCGCCCCTGATCGAGGAGATCACGACGGCGCTCGATGGCCGCTGGGCCTATGAGATCATCTATGTCAACGACGGCTCGACCGACGCGACCGGCGAGCGGCTTGCTTCGATCATGACGCAGCGGGACAATTTGCGTCAGCTTCGTCACGCCCGATCGGGGGGCCAGTCGGCGGCGGTGCGCAGCGGCGTGCGCGCGGCGCGCGGTGCGATCGTGGCAACGCTCGACGGCGACGGCCAGAACAATCCGGCCTTTCTGCCGGACCTGATCTCGGCGGTGGAGAAGGGCTCCCATGTCGGTCTTGCCGCAGGACAACGGGTCGGCCGCAAGGATACCGGCTTCAAGAAGTTCCAGTCGCGCGTGGCGAACAGGGTTCGCAACGCGATTCTGCAGGACGGCACGCGGGACACGGGTTGCGGGCTGAAGGCGTTCCGGCGCGACGTTTTCCTGATGATGCCCTATTTCGACGGGCTGCATCGTTTCCTGCCGGCGCTGGTCCGACGTGAAGGTTTCGACATCGCCTATGTCGACGTGATCGACCGGCCGCGCCGTTCCGGCGTGTCCAATTACGGCTTCTTCGACCGGCTGTGGATCGGGATCATGGATCTCGCCGGCGTCTGGTGGCTGATCCGTCGCAAGAAGCCGACGCCAGAGGTGACCGAGGTGCAGGCATGA
- a CDS encoding phosphatase PAP2 family protein, whose amino-acid sequence MSAPTNIAARPGYPAQLLAVSGRALAQLVRTPSHSRRAEAARKLARHSLWLSAAGAALVIVLMVLFDQTEIQLMPARGTPSLWPIRILTDFGKDEYVLSVLGLALVVVALIAAGRHGTNRTLLLGLGTRLQFLFLSVALSVFVAEILKYLIGRGRPFVGGKANPFNFVPFEGTGAYASLPSGHAVTAFALAFAVSALWPRLRVFMFTYAIVILLTRLVLLAHHPSDVVAGALVGMVGAMAVRYWFAARRLAFAIRADGTIVPLPGPFPGRFKRVARGASAP is encoded by the coding sequence ATGTCGGCCCCGACCAACATCGCAGCGCGCCCGGGCTATCCCGCGCAATTGCTCGCCGTGTCGGGCCGTGCGCTGGCTCAGCTTGTCCGCACGCCCTCGCATTCGCGCAGAGCCGAGGCCGCACGCAAGCTGGCGCGGCATTCGCTGTGGCTGAGCGCGGCAGGCGCGGCGCTCGTCATCGTGCTGATGGTTCTGTTCGACCAGACCGAGATCCAGTTGATGCCGGCGCGCGGCACGCCGAGCCTGTGGCCGATCCGCATCCTCACCGATTTCGGCAAGGATGAGTACGTGCTCTCGGTGCTGGGGCTTGCGCTGGTGGTCGTGGCGCTCATTGCGGCCGGACGTCACGGCACCAACCGCACGCTGCTGCTGGGCCTGGGCACGCGTCTCCAGTTCCTGTTCCTGTCCGTTGCCCTGTCCGTGTTCGTCGCCGAGATCCTGAAATATCTGATTGGCCGCGGCCGTCCGTTCGTTGGCGGCAAGGCCAATCCTTTCAACTTCGTCCCGTTCGAGGGCACGGGCGCCTATGCCAGTTTGCCGTCGGGGCACGCGGTGACGGCGTTCGCGCTGGCGTTTGCGGTCTCGGCGCTGTGGCCGCGCCTGCGCGTGTTCATGTTCACTTACGCAATCGTGATCCTGTTGACGCGTCTGGTGCTGCTCGCGCATCACCCCAGCGACGTCGTCGCCGGCGCCCTCGTCGGAATGGTCGGTGCGATGGCGGTGCGCTACTGGTTTGCCGCCCGCAGGCTGGCCTTTGCCATTCGCGCCGACGGCACCATCGTGCCTCTTCCGGGGCCGTTCCCGGGACGCTTCAAAAGGGTTGCCCGCGGGGCATCCGCCCCATAA